One window from the genome of Paramormyrops kingsleyae isolate MSU_618 chromosome 3, PKINGS_0.4, whole genome shotgun sequence encodes:
- the echs1 gene encoding enoyl-CoA hydratase, mitochondrial: protein MAMFFRSASLVVRQATALSLAGARRYSTGAPYQYILVEKKGEKQDVGFIQLNRPKALNALCDGLMKEVSQALDAFEEDSQVGAIVITGSEKAFAAGADIKEMQNRTFQECYSGNFLSHWNKVSTVKKPVIAAVNGFALGGGCELAMMCDIIYAGEKAQFGQPEILLGTIPGAGGTQRLTRAVGKSLAMEMVLTGDRVSAQEAKQSGLVSKVFPIDQLVPEAIKCGEKIAAHSKIIVAMGKEAVNAAFELTLTEGNRLEKRLFHSTFATDDRKEGMTAFVEKRKASFQDK from the exons ATGGCGATGTTTTTCAGATCCGCGTCGCTCGTTGTGAGACAAGCCACTGCGCTGTCTTTGGCTGGTGCACGGCGGTATAGCACGG GCGCTCCGTATCAGTATATCCTGGTGGAAAAGAAGGGAGAAAAGCAGGATGTGGGTTTCATCCAGCTGAACCGACCAAAGGCGCTGAACGCCCTCTGTGATGGTTTGATGAAAGAAGTGAGTCAGGCCCTAGATGCCTTTGAAGAGGACAGCCAGGTCGGGGCCATAGTCATCACAGGCAGCGAGAAGGCTTTCGCAG CGGGGGCAGACATTAAGGAGATGCAGAACAGGACTTTTCAGGAGTGCTACAGTGGGAACTTCCTGTCCCACTGGAACAAAGTCTCCACAGTGAAGAAACCTGTCATCGCTGCAGTGAACGGCTTCGCG CTCGGGGGAGGCTGCGAACTGGCGATGATGTGTGACATCATTTATGCTGGGGAGAAGGCTCAGTTTGGACAGCCAGAAATCCTGTTGGGAACCATtcctg GTGCTGGTGGAACACAGAGGCTCACCAGGGCTGTTGGGAAATCCCTCGCTATGGAGATGGTGCTTACAGGAGATCGGGTCTCTGCTCAAGAAGCCAAACAGTCAG GCCTTGTTAGCAAAGTGTTCCCCATCGACCAGCTGGTACCTGAAGCTATTAAGTGTGGGGAGAAGATAGCAGCCCATTCTAAGATTATCGTTGCGATGGGAAAAGAAGCCGTCAATGCAG CCTTCGAGCTGACGCTGACTGAGGGAAACCGTCTGGAGAAGAGGCTGTTTCATTCCACTTTTGCCACC GATGACAGGAAGGAAGGAATGACTGCATTTGTGGAAAAGCGGAAAGCATCATTCCAGGACAAGTAG